One genomic window of Puniceibacterium sp. IMCC21224 includes the following:
- a CDS encoding TRAP transporter substrate-binding protein: MKRSIIACLMSATALVGAPMAAQAADIAIALHVDPTHLMFDVGRKMKELVEERSGGDYTVTLLGTEVGGERDQLEGASFGEYQITLGGSMPMTLYAPDYAASDLPFVYTSTDEARAVYEGELGEAINDAFIQNGQLRLVGLSKRNPRNLTANEPIETPDGVDGLRLRVPEIAPWVKIWSGIGASPSPIAWPEVYTSLQTGVIEAQENPVNFIHAGKLFEVQDYIMKTEHVFSFFHWLMNEQFYDSMSDEDREMVQGAIDEAIAWGDTRTDEMQSELYADLEANGMTVVEVDKDAFRAAATPAIREVADGFAPKVRDYVLSFID, from the coding sequence ATGAAACGATCAATTATTGCGTGTCTCATGAGCGCAACCGCGCTAGTCGGCGCACCGATGGCCGCACAGGCCGCGGACATCGCCATTGCACTGCACGTTGACCCGACACACCTGATGTTCGACGTCGGTCGCAAGATGAAAGAGCTGGTCGAAGAGCGTTCGGGCGGTGACTACACTGTAACCCTGCTTGGAACCGAAGTGGGTGGCGAGCGCGACCAACTCGAGGGTGCCAGCTTTGGCGAATATCAGATCACCCTTGGCGGGTCGATGCCAATGACCCTGTATGCGCCTGACTACGCGGCCTCGGATCTGCCGTTTGTCTATACCTCGACCGACGAGGCGCGCGCCGTCTACGAGGGCGAACTTGGCGAGGCGATCAACGACGCTTTCATCCAGAACGGCCAGCTTCGCCTTGTCGGTCTGTCCAAGCGCAACCCGCGCAACCTGACCGCCAACGAACCGATCGAAACGCCCGACGGCGTAGACGGTCTGCGCCTGCGGGTGCCGGAAATCGCGCCCTGGGTCAAAATCTGGTCCGGTATCGGCGCCAGCCCCAGCCCGATTGCATGGCCCGAAGTGTACACGTCGCTTCAGACCGGCGTGATCGAAGCGCAGGAAAATCCTGTGAACTTTATCCACGCGGGCAAGCTGTTCGAGGTGCAGGATTACATCATGAAGACCGAGCACGTTTTCTCGTTCTTCCATTGGCTGATGAACGAGCAGTTCTACGACTCGATGTCGGACGAGGACCGTGAAATGGTCCAGGGCGCAATCGACGAGGCCATCGCCTGGGGCGATACCCGCACTGATGAGATGCAGAGCGAACTGTACGCAGATCTTGAGGCCAACGGCATGACTGTCGTCGAAGTCGACAAAGATGCGTTCCGTGCTGCTGCGACGCCCGCGATCCGCGAAGTCGCCGACGGGTTCGCACCCAAAGTGCGCGACTACGTGCTGTCGTTCATCGACTAA
- the otnK gene encoding 3-oxo-tetronate kinase has protein sequence MLLGCIGDDFTGSSDLANTLARQGMRVTQYSGIPAVPADAAVEAGVVALKSRTVPCDEAVRQSLAALEWLQAQGCTQFLFKYCSTFDSTPDGNIGPVAAALAEALSARKVLVCPAFPAAGRTIYQGHLFVQDTLLSESGMEDHPLTPMTDPDIRRWLARQTGMPVGHVAYADVAQGTDAVVAALQREDAAGRRLIVADAVADHDLMSLGTAVADLPFLTGGSGIALGLPANFRAKGLITQTSNGWAGVSGPAVVLSGSCSRATQGQVARHIERGAPAFRVTVEEILDGTITVDKVCDWAQQQQGLPLIYSTATPEEVRATQDRFGRERAAEAAEGLMADVARRLVDTGFQRIVAAGGETSGAVVEALNVTALEIGPEIAPGAPALRVGDIALALKSGNFGDADFFEKAVTVMATAI, from the coding sequence ATGCTGCTTGGCTGTATCGGCGACGATTTCACAGGCTCGAGCGATCTTGCCAACACGCTTGCACGACAGGGGATGCGGGTCACTCAGTATTCGGGCATCCCGGCGGTGCCCGCAGATGCCGCGGTCGAGGCCGGGGTGGTTGCGCTGAAATCACGTACCGTCCCGTGCGACGAGGCGGTGCGCCAGTCCCTTGCCGCGCTGGAGTGGTTGCAGGCGCAGGGCTGCACCCAATTCCTGTTCAAATACTGCTCAACCTTCGATTCCACCCCCGACGGCAATATCGGTCCGGTCGCGGCGGCCCTCGCCGAGGCGCTATCGGCCCGCAAGGTGCTGGTTTGCCCGGCCTTTCCAGCGGCGGGACGAACGATCTATCAGGGCCACCTGTTTGTTCAGGATACCTTGCTGAGTGAAAGCGGTATGGAGGATCACCCCCTCACCCCGATGACCGACCCCGACATACGACGCTGGCTGGCGCGGCAGACCGGGATGCCGGTCGGGCATGTTGCCTACGCCGACGTGGCCCAAGGCACTGATGCCGTCGTGGCGGCGCTTCAACGCGAGGATGCCGCCGGTCGCCGCCTGATTGTCGCAGATGCCGTCGCTGATCATGACCTGATGTCGCTGGGCACCGCCGTAGCCGACCTGCCCTTTCTGACTGGCGGATCGGGTATCGCGCTTGGCTTGCCCGCAAATTTCCGGGCCAAAGGGCTGATCACGCAGACCAGCAATGGCTGGGCGGGGGTTTCCGGCCCGGCCGTCGTGCTGTCCGGTTCATGCTCGCGGGCGACCCAGGGTCAGGTGGCCCGCCATATAGAACGCGGTGCACCCGCCTTTCGGGTCACAGTGGAAGAGATCCTCGATGGCACAATCACCGTCGACAAGGTCTGTGACTGGGCGCAGCAGCAGCAAGGGCTGCCATTGATCTATTCCACCGCCACCCCGGAAGAGGTGCGCGCCACTCAGGACAGATTCGGACGCGAAAGAGCTGCCGAGGCCGCCGAAGGGCTGATGGCCGACGTGGCGCGCCGACTGGTGGACACAGGATTCCAGCGTATTGTCGCCGCAGGCGGCGAAACATCCGGCGCTGTGGTCGAGGCCCTGAACGTCACCGCGCTAGAGATCGGGCCCGAAATTGCGCCCGGCGCACCGGCGCTGCGGGTCGGGGATATCGCCCTGGCGCTCAAATCTGGCAATTTTGGCGATGCGGATTTCTTTGAAAAGGCCGTGACCGTCATGGCCACCGCGATATGA
- a CDS encoding tripartite tricarboxylate transporter TctB family protein, which yields MNPDFRGDSDHHDGTSDATPGGYVEQRRPGELGFALFLTAASLFLLYSAYGISEFEALSAPGAVPMATTLVMAISAMVVAYRTARLKKVQSETLSGDILPGKVLLFIGFLIVFGLLLKPLGFVPTAALFLILAIKVLARKGWGYSFATAMSALFIIWIVFRVVFTVLLPAGIVPEAEFIQLFRNLVSSGAN from the coding sequence ATGAATCCGGATTTCAGAGGTGACAGCGATCATCACGACGGCACATCCGATGCAACGCCGGGCGGCTATGTTGAACAGCGCAGACCAGGCGAGTTGGGCTTTGCCCTTTTCCTGACGGCGGCCAGCCTATTCCTGCTCTATAGCGCCTACGGCATTTCCGAGTTCGAGGCGCTCTCTGCGCCGGGGGCTGTTCCAATGGCCACCACGCTTGTCATGGCGATTTCTGCCATGGTCGTGGCGTATCGCACCGCGCGACTAAAAAAGGTTCAATCCGAAACCCTGAGCGGGGACATCCTGCCAGGCAAAGTGCTTTTGTTCATCGGGTTCCTGATTGTCTTTGGTCTCTTGCTTAAACCGCTGGGATTCGTGCCCACGGCGGCGCTGTTTTTAATCCTGGCGATCAAAGTGCTGGCGCGCAAAGGGTGGGGCTACTCATTCGCGACCGCAATGAGCGCGTTGTTCATCATTTGGATCGTCTTCCGCGTGGTTTTTACGGTGCTCTTGCCGGCAGGCATCGTGCCAGAAGCCGAATTCATCCAATTGTTCCGCAATCTTGTGTCCAGCGGAGCCAATTGA
- a CDS encoding shikimate dehydrogenase → MTAAAPSLIKLGLIGDNINRSKSPRLHRTAGALTGQQITYDRLIPKDMGLTFDEVFDQAYSSGFRGINITYPYKETVTAKVTVSDPLVRAIGAVNTVVFNADGPKGFNTDYTGFMSAYMLVRGDQNPGTVCLIGTGGVGKAVAFGLIGLNARTIRCVDLDSDKAKALADALRALGSATRIETANDAVTAAHDVDGIVNCTPLGMVGIGGTPLPAEAMQNATWVFDAVYTPIDTQFLQDATRSGLAVISGYELFFGQGVDAWDIFTGIPLDQAALRDAIQGDEI, encoded by the coding sequence ATGACCGCCGCGGCGCCATCGCTTATCAAGCTTGGCTTGATTGGGGATAACATCAACCGATCAAAGTCCCCGAGACTGCATCGCACAGCCGGGGCGTTGACAGGTCAACAGATCACCTATGACCGGTTGATCCCAAAGGACATGGGACTGACCTTTGATGAGGTCTTTGACCAAGCGTATTCATCGGGGTTTCGCGGGATAAATATCACCTATCCATACAAGGAAACCGTGACTGCAAAAGTGACGGTGAGCGATCCGCTGGTACGCGCTATCGGGGCCGTCAACACGGTGGTTTTTAACGCCGATGGTCCCAAAGGGTTCAACACTGACTACACAGGTTTCATGAGCGCCTACATGCTGGTGCGCGGCGATCAGAATCCCGGTACCGTTTGCCTGATCGGGACGGGCGGTGTCGGCAAAGCAGTTGCCTTTGGTCTGATCGGGCTCAATGCCAGGACTATCCGCTGCGTGGATCTGGATTCTGACAAGGCCAAGGCGCTGGCTGACGCTTTACGCGCCTTGGGGTCCGCCACTCGGATCGAGACCGCAAACGATGCTGTTACCGCCGCGCACGATGTCGACGGCATCGTCAACTGCACACCTTTGGGGATGGTTGGCATCGGCGGGACGCCGTTGCCCGCTGAGGCGATGCAGAATGCCACTTGGGTATTTGATGCAGTTTACACGCCGATTGACACCCAGTTTCTACAGGATGCGACCCGTAGCGGACTTGCGGTAATCTCAGGCTACGAGCTGTTTTTCGGACAGGGCGTCGATGCCTGGGATATCTTTACCGGCATCCCGCTCGACCAGGCGGCACTACGCGACGCCATTCAAGGAGACGAGATATGA
- a CDS encoding TetR/AcrR family transcriptional regulator, translated as MEGSAESQPQERRTSWKKDPKAVRENILTIATEEFAAHGLSGANINEIARRTSTSKRMIYYYFGDKEGLYQHVLEGIYSSLRDTEKALNVADLEPVAALRKLTEATFDSHTNNPNFIRLVMIENIHNAEYVKKSAIIPNLNKTIIDKLTDVCLRGKASGVLREDADPLELHWMTSSASFYNVSNRATFSSSFGGRLYTKSGQKRLRKRVVDMVLGAVVIGYDPDSVP; from the coding sequence ATGGAAGGTAGCGCTGAGAGCCAGCCCCAAGAGCGGCGGACTTCGTGGAAGAAAGATCCCAAAGCCGTCAGAGAAAACATCTTGACCATCGCAACAGAAGAATTTGCGGCGCATGGGCTATCTGGCGCCAATATCAACGAGATCGCACGTCGCACGTCGACCTCGAAGCGAATGATTTACTACTATTTTGGCGACAAAGAGGGTCTCTATCAGCATGTCCTCGAGGGAATCTATTCATCTCTGCGTGACACGGAAAAGGCCCTGAACGTCGCCGATCTTGAGCCGGTTGCAGCCTTGCGCAAGCTTACAGAGGCAACATTTGATTCACATACGAACAACCCGAATTTTATTCGATTGGTAATGATCGAGAACATTCACAATGCCGAGTATGTAAAAAAGTCGGCAATCATTCCCAACCTCAACAAAACCATCATCGACAAACTGACAGACGTTTGCCTGCGAGGCAAAGCCAGCGGTGTCTTGCGCGAGGATGCGGATCCACTCGAACTTCATTGGATGACGAGTTCAGCAAGCTTTTACAATGTGTCCAACAGGGCGACATTCTCGTCGTCGTTCGGCGGTCGGCTCTATACCAAATCTGGCCAAAAGCGCCTTCGCAAACGCGTTGTCGACATGGTATTAGGCGCCGTTGTCATTGGATATGATCCGGATTCGGTCCCGTAG
- a CDS encoding bifunctional sugar phosphate isomerase/epimerase/4-hydroxyphenylpyruvate dioxygenase family protein produces the protein MKTSIATVSISGNLPEKLEAIAAAGFDGLEIFEQDFIAHDGNPRDVGDLIRSMGLEITLFQPFRDFEGLPEPLRAKAFDRAERKFDLMQELGTDLLLVCSSCHADALGGIDRAAADFAELGERAAKRGLRVGFEALAWGRHVNDHRDAWEVVRRADHENVGLILDSFHTLARKIDPETIRRIPGDKIFFVQLADAPQIEMDLLYWSRHFRNMPGEGDLAVSDFMNAVMATGYGGPISLEIFNDQFRGGQPRTVAKDGYRSLVALMDDVRRAGVAANPDVPLMPARSKVGGVSFVEFATRGDEADTLETVLKTLGFQQSGTHIAKKLVLWTQGDIRIIVNRETTGFASSAYTMHGTTVCDIGISVDAAAKTVERAQHLGADPFKQPIGPGELAIPAIRGLSGSVLHFIDETSGLLDVWSVEFTNNAANGVGAGLQRIDHLAQTMSYDEMLSWSLFYTTLFQMEKSPMVDVVDPDGLVRSQALETPDGAFRITLNGAETHRTMAGNFLADSFGASVQHIALASDDIFATSAAMAGQGFSPLPISENYYADLAARFSLDPEMLAALRAGNILYDEDATGAYFQFYSRPYAGGMFFEVVERRGGYKGYGAPNAPFRIAAQKRLMRPKGMPKQ, from the coding sequence ATGAAGACCTCAATCGCGACCGTATCCATCTCGGGCAATTTGCCCGAGAAACTGGAAGCCATCGCAGCAGCAGGTTTTGACGGCCTCGAAATTTTTGAACAGGATTTTATCGCCCACGACGGCAATCCGCGTGATGTCGGTGATCTGATCCGGTCAATGGGCCTGGAAATTACGCTGTTCCAACCGTTTCGCGATTTCGAAGGTTTGCCGGAACCCCTGCGCGCAAAGGCGTTTGATCGCGCTGAGCGCAAATTTGACCTGATGCAGGAGTTGGGGACCGATCTGCTACTGGTCTGCTCAAGCTGCCACGCTGACGCGCTCGGAGGCATCGACCGAGCGGCGGCGGACTTTGCAGAACTGGGCGAACGCGCTGCCAAACGCGGATTGCGCGTGGGATTCGAGGCCCTGGCATGGGGGCGGCATGTGAACGACCACCGGGATGCCTGGGAGGTGGTCCGGCGGGCTGATCATGAAAATGTCGGGCTTATTCTTGACAGTTTTCATACGCTGGCGCGCAAGATTGACCCCGAAACCATCCGGCGGATTCCGGGCGACAAGATATTCTTTGTGCAACTGGCAGATGCGCCACAGATTGAAATGGATTTGCTGTATTGGTCGCGGCATTTTCGCAATATGCCGGGCGAAGGTGATCTGGCCGTTTCCGATTTTATGAATGCTGTGATGGCGACCGGCTATGGTGGGCCGATCTCGCTCGAAATCTTCAATGATCAATTCCGGGGCGGGCAGCCCCGGACAGTCGCCAAAGATGGCTACCGATCGCTTGTTGCCTTGATGGATGATGTGCGTCGAGCGGGTGTTGCCGCTAATCCTGATGTGCCATTGATGCCGGCTCGCTCCAAAGTGGGTGGCGTCTCATTTGTGGAGTTTGCGACACGCGGTGATGAAGCTGACACATTGGAAACAGTGTTGAAAACCCTTGGTTTTCAGCAGTCCGGTACACATATCGCCAAGAAACTGGTGCTTTGGACCCAAGGCGATATTCGGATTATTGTGAACCGCGAAACCACCGGATTTGCGAGCAGCGCCTATACAATGCATGGCACAACCGTCTGTGATATAGGGATCTCGGTTGATGCCGCCGCCAAAACAGTGGAGCGGGCCCAACATCTAGGCGCTGATCCGTTCAAGCAGCCCATCGGGCCGGGCGAACTTGCTATTCCAGCGATCCGGGGGCTGAGTGGCAGCGTCCTGCACTTCATAGACGAAACCTCTGGGCTGCTGGATGTCTGGTCGGTCGAATTCACCAACAACGCGGCCAACGGCGTTGGCGCGGGCCTGCAACGTATTGACCACCTCGCGCAAACCATGAGCTACGATGAGATGCTTAGCTGGTCATTGTTCTATACCACGCTGTTCCAAATGGAGAAATCACCGATGGTTGATGTGGTTGACCCTGACGGGTTGGTGCGCAGCCAAGCTCTTGAAACACCAGATGGGGCGTTTCGAATTACCTTGAATGGGGCGGAAACGCATCGGACGATGGCTGGGAACTTTCTGGCAGACAGTTTTGGCGCCTCGGTGCAGCACATCGCGCTGGCCAGCGACGATATCTTTGCAACAAGCGCGGCAATGGCCGGGCAAGGTTTTAGTCCGTTACCGATATCCGAGAACTATTACGCTGATCTCGCGGCGCGCTTCAGCCTCGATCCAGAGATGCTGGCCGCGCTGCGAGCGGGCAACATCCTCTATGACGAGGACGCGACCGGCGCCTATTTTCAGTTTTATTCCCGACCCTATGCAGGCGGAATGTTCTTTGAGGTCGTTGAGCGGCGCGGGGGTTACAAAGGATATGGCGCGCCCAATGCACCGTTTCGGATCGCCGCACAGAAAAGGCTGATGCGCCCCAAAGGAATGCCAAAGCAGTGA
- a CDS encoding tripartite tricarboxylate transporter substrate binding protein, which translates to MSRKLIGAFVAFGLSACVATAQEYPAKEIQGIIQWGAGGSTDTVMRSVTPHAEEILGGTVVMQNMTGAVGAIGLNYVADAEADGYTLMMGAENPLLYKIMGLGDKDYSAFTPINLLARGTPILVANKDAPFDDYPGMLAYIAAHPGELKMGATGPGGLPSVITAMMNTVEGDLDVIAVPYDGDGPALTALQGGAIDVMPAVLGAAIEGVRAGAIKPLMIFDIETNATLPEVAVATDVNADYSTYLPWGPFFGVFVKNGTPDDVIAKLTTAYSTAAENPDFVALMDGRGFTMMNISGDEATAFLTKWQQGTAWLLDDAGLTKKSPEEFGITRP; encoded by the coding sequence ATGTCTCGTAAGCTGATTGGCGCATTCGTTGCGTTCGGACTGAGCGCATGCGTTGCAACCGCTCAGGAATACCCCGCCAAGGAAATCCAGGGCATCATTCAATGGGGGGCCGGGGGATCGACAGATACTGTCATGCGCTCGGTCACGCCGCACGCCGAGGAAATCCTGGGTGGCACGGTTGTGATGCAGAACATGACTGGTGCCGTTGGCGCCATTGGGCTGAACTATGTGGCTGATGCCGAAGCTGACGGATACACGCTTATGATGGGCGCGGAAAATCCGCTGCTCTACAAGATCATGGGATTGGGCGACAAAGACTATTCCGCGTTCACACCGATCAACCTTCTTGCGCGTGGCACACCTATTCTGGTCGCCAACAAAGATGCGCCGTTTGATGATTATCCCGGAATGCTGGCCTATATTGCCGCTCATCCGGGCGAATTGAAAATGGGTGCAACCGGGCCGGGCGGTTTGCCGTCGGTGATCACCGCGATGATGAATACGGTCGAAGGCGATCTTGACGTGATTGCGGTGCCCTATGACGGCGATGGTCCCGCACTGACTGCGCTGCAAGGCGGTGCAATCGACGTGATGCCCGCCGTTCTGGGCGCTGCGATCGAAGGGGTCCGCGCAGGCGCCATAAAACCGTTGATGATCTTCGACATTGAAACTAACGCCACACTTCCCGAAGTTGCCGTCGCAACCGATGTGAACGCCGACTATTCGACCTACCTGCCTTGGGGTCCGTTCTTTGGTGTGTTTGTCAAGAATGGCACACCTGATGACGTTATCGCTAAGCTGACGACAGCCTATTCGACGGCCGCTGAGAATCCTGACTTTGTTGCTTTGATGGATGGCCGCGGTTTTACAATGATGAACATCAGCGGCGACGAAGCGACTGCCTTTCTGACAAAGTGGCAGCAAGGTACAGCCTGGCTTCTTGATGATGCCGGTCTGACAAAAAAGTCCCCGGAAGAGTTCGGAATCACCCGTCCGTAA
- a CDS encoding FCD domain-containing protein translates to MSEDLVEILTTDIRNGIYEEGDSLPSERTMVEEFGVSRITVREALASLERSGLIAQHPGMRAKVRIPDSATVVEMLSGAATLQLAQSGGVEHFQDVRTLVETGVVQLAAERIDDTQIAHLRELLAQNQASLGDVEQFARTDMAFHAAIAEVLANPIILAFYLAVDRWLSDVRRTTLARDGQMETAFAAHCDIFKAIETRNPRDAQIAMRAHIEQVNRVYGGG, encoded by the coding sequence ATGAGCGAAGATCTCGTTGAAATTCTCACGACTGACATCCGCAATGGCATCTACGAAGAAGGCGATTCGTTGCCGTCCGAGCGCACCATGGTCGAAGAATTTGGCGTATCGCGTATCACCGTACGCGAGGCGCTCGCTTCGCTCGAACGGTCTGGCCTCATTGCGCAGCATCCGGGAATGCGGGCCAAAGTGCGGATTCCCGATTCTGCCACGGTGGTCGAAATGCTGTCCGGCGCCGCTACGCTGCAACTGGCGCAGTCCGGCGGGGTCGAACATTTTCAGGATGTGCGCACTCTGGTCGAAACCGGCGTGGTCCAACTCGCGGCCGAGCGCATTGACGACACGCAGATCGCGCATCTGCGGGAGCTGCTGGCGCAAAACCAGGCTAGCCTTGGCGATGTTGAACAGTTTGCCCGAACCGACATGGCATTTCACGCGGCAATCGCCGAGGTCCTCGCCAACCCGATCATCCTTGCCTTTTACCTCGCCGTGGATCGCTGGTTGTCGGATGTTCGCCGCACAACCCTGGCACGCGACGGGCAGATGGAAACGGCCTTTGCTGCGCACTGCGACATTTTCAAGGCCATCGAGACGCGAAACCCACGGGACGCGCAGATCGCGATGCGGGCACATATCGAACAGGTAAACCGCGTTTACGGGGGCGGCTGA
- a CDS encoding tripartite tricarboxylate transporter permease codes for MDIFLAMVMVFLQPELLILVGVGTFAGIYIGAIPGLSVTMAVSILISFTFSWDVYPAISLMVGIYMGGVYGGSRTAILLNIPGAPSAIATAMDGYPMAQKGEAGQAIGVTTVMSFFGGLIGIIVLAVAAPFVSDFALKFQPRDYMLLAVLGILLVGSLSSGSLVKGIFAGALGIAIGAVGRDPLTFTERFTFDLRIMEGGISFIAVMIGMFGVSEALQQLQNVNMKAVRQKIDRIVPSFGTIKRYLPLSLQTSSIGVIIGALPGTGGDIAALMAYDHAKRVTKNPEVPFGKGAMEGLVAPETANNAAVGGAFIPMMTLGIPGDAVTAIMIGALFIHGLNPGPMLMIDQPDMFWFIVGALFTANIFMLIFGLTGIKVFTKIVEMPRAIIIPLILLLSIVGAYAVNNSITDVYWMLGFGVFGYFMRHYGYPLGPVILGVILSRLLDENWRRAIISEREDLGRFFEGILTSPLSFVLFSSVILIFVSQTPLWAATKTRLSGKASS; via the coding sequence ATGGATATTTTCCTCGCCATGGTCATGGTGTTCCTCCAGCCCGAGCTTTTGATTCTGGTCGGCGTCGGCACGTTCGCTGGCATCTATATCGGTGCTATTCCCGGTCTGTCGGTCACGATGGCAGTCTCGATCCTGATATCATTCACCTTTTCCTGGGACGTCTATCCCGCGATTTCGCTGATGGTCGGAATCTATATGGGGGGTGTCTATGGTGGTTCGCGCACGGCGATCCTGTTGAACATCCCCGGCGCGCCATCTGCCATCGCCACCGCCATGGACGGCTATCCGATGGCGCAAAAAGGCGAAGCGGGGCAAGCCATCGGCGTGACGACGGTCATGTCGTTTTTCGGCGGCCTGATCGGTATCATCGTGCTGGCCGTCGCCGCCCCCTTTGTGTCGGATTTCGCGCTAAAGTTTCAACCACGAGACTATATGCTGCTGGCCGTACTTGGGATTCTTCTGGTCGGATCGCTCTCAAGCGGTTCACTGGTCAAAGGCATCTTTGCGGGTGCTTTGGGTATCGCGATCGGCGCAGTTGGCCGTGATCCACTGACGTTCACTGAGCGCTTCACCTTTGATCTGCGGATCATGGAAGGCGGGATTTCATTCATTGCCGTGATGATCGGGATGTTCGGTGTCTCCGAAGCGCTTCAACAATTGCAGAACGTCAACATGAAGGCGGTTCGTCAGAAGATAGACAGGATTGTTCCGTCTTTTGGAACCATCAAAAGATATCTACCGCTTTCGCTGCAAACTTCGAGCATTGGTGTCATCATAGGTGCCCTGCCGGGTACCGGCGGAGATATTGCAGCACTCATGGCTTATGATCACGCCAAGCGGGTGACAAAAAACCCCGAAGTGCCATTTGGCAAGGGCGCGATGGAGGGGCTTGTCGCCCCAGAGACCGCCAACAACGCGGCTGTGGGGGGGGCGTTTATCCCGATGATGACCCTTGGAATCCCCGGCGACGCGGTGACGGCCATCATGATTGGCGCGTTGTTTATCCACGGCCTGAACCCCGGTCCGATGCTGATGATCGACCAACCGGACATGTTCTGGTTCATCGTTGGCGCGTTGTTCACAGCCAACATCTTTATGCTGATTTTTGGTCTGACCGGCATCAAGGTCTTTACTAAAATCGTTGAGATGCCGCGTGCGATCATCATCCCCCTGATTCTTTTGTTGTCGATCGTCGGGGCCTATGCGGTGAACAACTCGATCACGGATGTCTACTGGATGCTGGGCTTTGGCGTCTTTGGCTATTTTATGCGCCACTACGGCTATCCGTTGGGTCCGGTGATCCTGGGGGTGATCCTGTCACGGCTACTCGACGAAAACTGGCGGCGCGCTATCATCTCGGAACGTGAGGATTTGGGCCGCTTTTTCGAAGGTATCCTGACCAGCCCACTTTCGTTTGTTCTGTTCAGCTCGGTCATCCTGATTTTTGTCAGTCAAACGCCCCTGTGGGCTGCCACCAAGACCCGCTTGTCGGGAAAGGCATCGTCATGA
- the otnC gene encoding 3-oxo-tetronate 4-phosphate decarboxylase yields the protein MSELSKLREQICTLAKSIFDRGLTGGASGNISVRLDDGGILVTPTGSSMGQLDPARLTQLDHTGRIVSGDAPTKEIPLHSAFYETRSETGAVVHLHSTHSVALSMLPDTDPENAIPPLTAYSIMRLGKVKLLPFFVPGDPAMGQAIRGLAGKRSAVLLANHGPVVAGKDLEAAIYATEELEETAKLALLTHGRNPIGLSDAQIVQVVKKYGIDYTS from the coding sequence ATGAGCGAACTTTCCAAGCTGCGTGAGCAGATATGCACGCTCGCCAAATCCATCTTTGATCGCGGTCTGACGGGCGGCGCGTCGGGGAATATCTCGGTGCGGCTGGATGATGGCGGAATCCTTGTCACACCGACCGGGTCTTCGATGGGGCAGCTTGATCCGGCGCGGCTGACGCAGCTTGACCACACCGGCCGGATTGTCAGTGGCGATGCCCCAACCAAGGAGATTCCGCTCCACTCCGCCTTTTACGAGACGCGAAGCGAAACCGGCGCCGTGGTGCATCTGCATTCGACGCATTCGGTTGCGCTGTCCATGTTGCCCGACACTGACCCGGAGAACGCGATCCCGCCGCTCACGGCCTATTCAATCATGCGTCTTGGCAAGGTCAAGCTGCTGCCGTTCTTTGTGCCGGGCGATCCGGCGATGGGGCAGGCAATTCGCGGACTCGCCGGCAAGCGCAGCGCAGTCCTTTTGGCCAATCACGGCCCGGTCGTCGCGGGCAAAGATCTTGAAGCTGCGATCTACGCCACCGAAGAGCTTGAAGAGACGGCGAAACTCGCTTTGCTGACCCACGGTCGCAACCCCATCGGGCTAAGCGACGCGCAAATCGTTCAGGTGGTGAAAAAGTACGGCATCGACTACACGTCCTGA